One genomic segment of Streptomyces liangshanensis includes these proteins:
- a CDS encoding DUF5959 family protein yields MDHSTDGVINLIHLADSPGTSGHSVSVRVLGRSQPGILTGHDLLDGEIAITTESVTSTFPVTLLPGDLEDWEDALATLKSGRSATWLTSRRTPSMKFKAERERRSWGVRT; encoded by the coding sequence GTGGACCACTCGACGGACGGCGTCATCAATCTGATCCACCTGGCCGACAGCCCCGGCACCAGCGGACACAGTGTCTCCGTGCGCGTCCTGGGTCGCAGTCAGCCCGGGATTCTGACCGGCCACGACCTCCTTGACGGCGAGATCGCCATCACGACGGAATCCGTCACCAGCACCTTCCCGGTGACCCTCCTCCCCGGGGACCTGGAGGACTGGGAGGACGCCTTGGCGACCTTGAAGTCCGGCCGGTCCGCCACGTGGCTCACATCGAGGCGGACACCTTCCATGAAGTTCAAAGCCGAACGAGAGCGGCGGTCTTGGGGTGTCCGTACATGA
- a CDS encoding DUF6879 family protein, whose protein sequence is MVGQTDGSPGRQGSGGAPAPGAGARPGPGPGPLGIPPFLLKTLITAFIGGTAYLLTNITDQPEVWKLTASIFLGGASLIIQYMIDFERRLGGVESTLTEHNAEMTRLVARGFARINEVTELFGLVDRSALPPDGVTRLVRSATQVGSSAPAIMQAFAREEISRLTTLMENLNQKLVDYEGEDHDWIVSLTHCAALTIDATSTSVDRDFWPSELGQRYLRAQRDAVKERQVRIRRLFLVETPEQNTHELQQFCDNQQSLGIEARVLALSELSPIARMDETNDFIVFDESLSYEIGFDLRGVNTKTIMDLRADRVAKRVQRFRALWEAGE, encoded by the coding sequence ATGGTCGGACAGACGGACGGATCGCCGGGACGGCAGGGCTCGGGAGGCGCACCCGCGCCGGGGGCGGGGGCACGGCCGGGGCCGGGGCCCGGGCCGCTGGGCATCCCGCCGTTCCTGCTGAAGACGCTGATCACGGCGTTCATCGGCGGGACGGCGTACCTGCTCACGAACATCACCGACCAGCCGGAGGTGTGGAAGCTGACCGCTTCCATCTTCCTGGGCGGCGCGTCGCTGATCATCCAGTACATGATCGACTTCGAGCGGCGGCTGGGCGGCGTGGAGAGCACGCTCACCGAGCACAACGCCGAGATGACGCGGCTGGTCGCGCGCGGCTTCGCCCGGATAAACGAGGTCACCGAGCTCTTCGGCCTGGTGGACCGCTCGGCCCTGCCCCCGGACGGCGTGACGCGCCTGGTTCGGAGCGCGACCCAGGTCGGGTCGAGCGCGCCGGCGATCATGCAGGCGTTCGCGCGGGAGGAGATCAGCCGGCTGACGACGCTGATGGAGAACCTCAACCAGAAGCTGGTGGACTACGAGGGCGAGGACCACGACTGGATCGTGAGCCTCACGCACTGCGCGGCCCTGACGATCGACGCGACCAGCACGTCGGTGGACCGCGACTTCTGGCCGAGCGAACTGGGCCAGCGCTACCTGCGGGCGCAGCGGGACGCGGTGAAGGAACGCCAGGTGCGCATCCGCCGCCTGTTCCTGGTGGAGACCCCGGAGCAGAACACCCACGAACTCCAGCAGTTCTGCGACAACCAGCAGAGCCTGGGCATCGAGGCCCGCGTCCTGGCCCTGTCGGAACTCTCCCCGATCGCCCGCATGGACGAGACGAACGACTTCATCGTCTTCGACGAGTCCCTGTCGTACGAGATCGGCTTCGACCTCCGCGGCGTCAACACCAAAACCATCATGGACCTGCGCGCGGACAGAGTAGCGAAGCGAGTCCAACGCTTCCGGGCCCTGTGGGAGGCAGGCGAATAG
- a CDS encoding SCO2521 family protein, translating to MAASGRDPGVAAPGDTADGWAVMCGEVRTALLQHAQSLPAGAAADLLRLRGDERVLVSERPNPYAQSADLLTGVDCRLPTSSGARVRAVGTVSARAVLTGGRVLQAGAVFRTPAAGPDQRQPWGNYLARPGVLVPFGKLAARPVAEGLLTGARQPGELDLGAISERLLGRLLRHQLLDQRAPFKSRRTRLRWVALPAPDGEGPSIERFTLAEDGLRTVELRLPAGTGPAAATRLCEDLALHDWLLTTLVRMVERSRLGSVDGRDAVMALRPAVDHLLHLWIPRARADRTLGPLWEVLEQEPGFTRQWQTLVQRIRDQLALQAVSLRHDPALTTLHRG from the coding sequence ATGGCGGCCTCCGGGCGGGACCCCGGCGTGGCGGCCCCGGGCGACACCGCGGACGGGTGGGCGGTGATGTGCGGGGAGGTACGGACCGCGCTCCTCCAGCACGCCCAGTCGCTGCCCGCCGGCGCCGCCGCCGACCTGCTGCGGCTGCGCGGCGACGAACGGGTCCTGGTCTCCGAACGCCCCAACCCCTACGCCCAGTCGGCCGACTTGCTCACCGGGGTGGACTGCCGGCTGCCCACCTCCTCCGGCGCCAGGGTCAGAGCCGTCGGGACGGTCTCCGCCCGCGCCGTCCTCACCGGGGGCCGCGTCCTCCAGGCCGGCGCGGTCTTCCGTACCCCCGCCGCCGGACCCGACCAACGGCAGCCGTGGGGAAACTACTTGGCCCGCCCGGGTGTCCTCGTACCGTTCGGGAAGCTCGCCGCCCGGCCCGTCGCCGAGGGATTGCTGACCGGGGCCCGGCAGCCCGGCGAACTGGATCTCGGCGCGATCTCGGAACGGTTGCTCGGCAGGCTCCTCAGGCATCAACTGCTCGACCAACGGGCACCCTTCAAGTCCCGGCGCACTCGGCTGCGTTGGGTCGCACTACCGGCCCCCGACGGTGAGGGCCCTTCGATCGAACGCTTCACCCTGGCCGAGGACGGGCTGCGCACCGTGGAGTTGCGGCTGCCGGCGGGTACGGGACCCGCCGCCGCCACGCGTCTCTGCGAGGACCTGGCCCTGCACGACTGGCTGCTCACGACTCTCGTACGGATGGTCGAGCGCAGCCGGCTCGGGTCGGTCGACGGACGCGACGCGGTCATGGCACTGCGTCCGGCCGTCGACCACCTGCTGCACCTGTGGATCCCGAGAGCGCGTGCGGACCGGACGCTGGGCCCGCTGTGGGAGGTGTTGGAACAAGAACCAGGCTTCACCCGGCAGTGGCAGACCCTGGTCCAGCGGATCAGGGACCAACTGGCCCTACAGGCCGTTTCCTTGCGGCACGACCCCGCCCTGACCACCCTCCATCGAGGCTGA
- a CDS encoding SCO2522 family protein, whose amino-acid sequence MAGAGSAEAGAGGAVFRETAAEPRTQSVPLAHVSLELGHLYMEDFEAGPERLREHFARVRPWADAVRASAAVGGRRPRISTCFLIDDYFTRFSSPAELIPILLAEAAGAGLTIDYLARESGCAVADGIAVAEGVARRLVESPPAGSDGSRPPAGESGWLANGERGPDTGTPEAMAQAPAWAPPTETAARRHSVFVDVEMWDDGDDGRTWSCPFLAAVWQLARLGLLRHHGESVLPPRAWSEGGAFPRRWDDLPPLVRLNASAAPFSAYRTASVLPSRFLSVEHAVRVILDQVDADRGALRQVAERSAREGLAVPDEIADRASYVFYAGP is encoded by the coding sequence GTGGCGGGGGCGGGCTCGGCGGAGGCCGGTGCGGGGGGCGCGGTCTTCCGGGAGACCGCCGCGGAGCCCCGTACCCAATCCGTACCGCTCGCCCATGTCTCCCTGGAACTGGGCCACTTGTACATGGAGGACTTCGAAGCCGGCCCCGAGCGGCTGCGCGAGCACTTCGCGCGGGTACGGCCCTGGGCCGACGCCGTCCGCGCGTCCGCCGCAGTCGGCGGGCGGCGCCCCCGGATCAGCACGTGCTTCCTCATCGACGACTACTTCACCCGCTTCTCCTCCCCCGCCGAACTGATCCCGATCCTCCTCGCCGAGGCCGCCGGCGCCGGGCTGACGATCGACTACCTGGCCCGCGAGTCGGGCTGCGCCGTCGCGGACGGGATCGCGGTCGCCGAGGGCGTCGCGCGGCGCCTCGTCGAATCACCGCCGGCCGGCAGCGACGGCTCCCGGCCGCCCGCCGGGGAGAGCGGCTGGCTCGCCAACGGCGAACGCGGCCCGGACACCGGGACGCCGGAGGCCATGGCGCAGGCCCCCGCCTGGGCCCCGCCCACCGAGACCGCCGCCCGGCGCCACTCCGTCTTCGTGGACGTCGAGATGTGGGACGACGGCGACGACGGGCGCACCTGGTCGTGCCCGTTCCTCGCCGCCGTCTGGCAGTTGGCGCGGCTCGGGCTGCTGCGGCACCACGGCGAGTCGGTGCTGCCGCCCCGGGCCTGGTCCGAGGGCGGGGCGTTCCCGCGCCGGTGGGACGACCTGCCGCCGCTCGTCCGGCTCAACGCGTCGGCGGCGCCCTTCTCCGCGTACCGCACCGCCTCCGTCCTGCCGTCGCGGTTCCTGTCCGTCGAGCACGCGGTGCGGGTCATCCTCGACCAGGTCGACGCGGACCGGGGCGCGCTGCGGCAGGTCGCGGAGCGGTCGGCGCGCGAGGGGCTGGCGGTCCCGGACGAGATCGCCGACCGGGCGTCGTACGTGTTCTACGCGGGGCCGTGA